From Quercus lobata isolate SW786 chromosome 1, ValleyOak3.0 Primary Assembly, whole genome shotgun sequence, one genomic window encodes:
- the LOC115954071 gene encoding uncharacterized protein LOC115954071: MEHVSHYIQMMSLHTHNNALMCKVFPSSLKPTALRWFNGLRKGFIHSFAKLIQEFGTRFVTCSQVPQPVDTLLSMKIRLGETLRSYASQYYELYNEIGGDNEKIAASTFRMGLPEDSGLRESLTKKPPEGMKQLMRCIDEYKRLKDDRLQSKGKAPLVNCPRQLGFQPRAWKDLRIQETEVQIGEVNVTFKEPDKGHTTEQCWMLKDHLGQLVKAGYLKEFVVDSKSWGISQGTQQRRNPLPPPLGVIKVIHATPRGLIITSRGVLIVVPTGNCAGEQSPVKKMKIEWKAIAFGNEDLKGTV, from the exons atggagcatgttagccattatATCCAAATGATGTCTCTACACACTCATAATAATGCgctgatgtgcaaggtgtttcCCTCGAGCCTTAAACCCACAGCattgagatggttcaatgggttacgTAAGGGTTTCATCCACAGTTTTGCTAAGTTAATCCAGGAGTTCGGCACACGGTTTGTAACCTGCAGCCAGGTACCGCAACCGGTGGACACGTTGCTTTCTATGAAGATAAGGCTTGGGGAAACCCTTCGCAGTTATGCCAGCCAGTATTACGAGCTTTACAATGAGATAGGTGGAGACAACGAAAAGATCGCAGCAAGCACCTTTAGAATGGGACTCCCTGAGGACTCCGGATTACGGGAATCGCTAACTAAGAAGCCTCCCGAGGGCATGAAGCAGCTAATGAGGTGCATCGATGAGTACAAGCGTCTCAAAGATGATCGGCTGCAAAGTAAGGGCAAGGCCCCACTAGTGAATTGCCCTCGGCAGCTCGGATTTCAACCAAGAGCCTGGAAGGACCTAAGAATACAAGAGACAGAAGTGCAGATAGGAGAAGTGAATGTGACATTTAAAGAGCCG GATAAGGGCCATACAACCGAGCAATGTTGGATGCTGAAGGACCATTTAGGACAGTTAGTGAAGGCAGGATATCTAAAGGAATTTGTGGTGGATTCCAAAAGTTGGGGTATCAGCCAGGGCACTCAACAGAGGAGAAATCCCCTCCCACCACCATTAGGAGTGATTAAAGTTATCCACGCCACCCCAAGGGGTCTGATCATAACCAGTAGAGGAGTACTGATTGTTGTACCCACTGGCAACTGCGCGGGAGAGCAATCGcctgtgaaaaagatgaagattgaATGGAAGGCAATTGCCTTTGGCAATGAGGACTTAAAGGGAACGGTCTAG